From the genome of Nicotiana sylvestris chromosome 2, ASM39365v2, whole genome shotgun sequence, one region includes:
- the LOC138886283 gene encoding secreted RxLR effector protein 161-like — protein sequence MDPNSKLLLGQGEPLSDPASYKRLVGKLNYLTVTRPDNSYPVSVVSQFMNSPCDSHWDAVVRIIRYIKSALGKRLLFEDRGHEQIVGYSDAYWEGSPSDRRSTSGYCVLVGGNLVSWKSKKQNVVARSSSESEYRAIAMATCELVWTKQLLKELKFGEISQMELVCDNQAALHIASNPVFHERTKHIEIDCHFVREKILSGDITTKFVRSNDQLANIFTKSLTGPRIGYICNKLGTYNLYAPA from the coding sequence atggatccgaattctaaacttctgctaGGACAAGGGGAGCCGCTTAGTGATCCCGCAAGCTATAAGCggctggttggtaaattaaattatctcacaGTGACTAGACCCGACAATTCTTATCctgtgagtgttgtaagtcagtttatgaattctccgtgtgatagtcattgggatgcagtcgTCCGCATTATCCGGTATATAAAATCGGCTCTAGGCAAAAGATTACTATTTGAGGATCGAggtcatgagcagatcgttgggtACTCAGATGCATATTGGgaaggatcaccttctgatagacgttcgacgtctggatattgtgttttagtaggagGAAACTTGGTGTCCTGGAAaagcaagaaacagaatgtagttgctcggTCTAGTTCAGAATCAGAATATCGAGCAATAGCTATGGCAACATGTGAACTAGTCTGGACCAAacaattgctcaaggagttgaaatttggtgaaatcagtcagatggaacttgtgtgcgataatcaagctgcccttcatattgcatcaaatccggtgtttcatgagagaactaaacataTTGAGATTGATTGTCACTTCGTAAGAGAGAAGATACTTTCAGGAGATATTACTACGAAGTTTGTGAGGTCGAATGATCAACTTGCaaatattttcaccaagtccctcactggtCCTCGCATTGGTTATATATGTAATAAGCTCGGTACATATAATTTGTATGCcccggcttga